In the Candidatus Thermoplasmatota archaeon genome, one interval contains:
- a CDS encoding NAD(+)/NADH kinase — translation MKLKHWGIVCNPHVAKAVSCAENIIELIQESGGILFPDEHLGKELSMKGYSLKDINTHADIVVTVGGDGTILYALQEIDKPLFGVNCGGMGFLCEVESKYALSGLKKVFTGGYTVEERSKLKIVVDGKRLPDAANELTVQTGQIAKMLHLQIFVDDDLIETMGADGVIVATPTGSTSYALSVGGPIMDPLVNAMIIAPLAAFKLSARPWIIPLEKTVQIALLPKSKEPKIVIDGQFSTPVSIESKVLITGSERKVRFVRFGESFYQMVRLKLMR, via the coding sequence ATGAAACTAAAGCATTGGGGAATTGTCTGTAATCCTCATGTTGCAAAAGCAGTATCATGTGCAGAAAATATCATTGAGCTGATTCAAGAATCAGGAGGAATTCTTTTCCCTGATGAACATTTAGGAAAAGAACTTTCCATGAAAGGATATTCACTCAAAGACATCAATACCCATGCTGATATTGTAGTAACAGTTGGTGGCGATGGAACAATTTTGTATGCACTGCAAGAAATTGACAAACCACTCTTTGGTGTGAATTGCGGCGGCATGGGTTTTCTCTGTGAAGTTGAATCAAAATATGCGTTGAGTGGATTGAAAAAAGTTTTCACTGGTGGATATACTGTTGAGGAGCGGTCAAAACTAAAAATTGTTGTTGATGGAAAACGTCTTCCTGATGCTGCAAATGAATTAACGGTTCAAACCGGACAAATTGCAAAGATGCTGCATCTGCAGATTTTTGTTGATGATGATCTCATTGAAACTATGGGTGCTGATGGGGTGATTGTTGCGACACCAACCGGTTCAACAAGCTATGCACTCAGTGTTGGCGGACCGATCATGGATCCGCTGGTAAATGCAATGATCATCGCGCCGCTTGCAGCTTTTAAACTGTCTGCTCGTCCCTGGATTATCCCTCTTGAAAAAACTGTGCAAATTGCCCTCCTGCCGAAAAGTAAAGAACCAAAAATCGTGATCGATGGTCAGTTTTCAACACCAGTCTCTATTGAATCGAAAGTTTTGATTACTGGTTCTGAACGGAAAGTACGGTTTGTTCGCTTCGGTGAAAGTTTTTATCAGATGGTCCGTTTGAAACTCATGAGATAG
- a CDS encoding Mov34/MPN/PAD-1 family protein, with product MILEMGKSSMPNEFGALLKVRPGDKHTIAEIAMLPGTIAGTSHALFQLHMLPVDYSIVGTVHSHPSGDAFPSEDDMFLFSRYGRIHVIVASPFTEDSWNVFDHTGKTIDVELVA from the coding sequence ATGATTCTTGAAATGGGAAAATCCAGCATGCCAAATGAATTTGGAGCCTTGCTGAAGGTCAGACCAGGGGATAAACATACGATTGCTGAGATTGCGATGCTTCCTGGAACAATTGCTGGAACATCCCATGCACTGTTTCAGTTGCATATGCTCCCGGTGGATTACAGTATCGTTGGCACGGTTCATAGTCACCCTTCAGGGGATGCATTTCCTTCAGAAGATGATATGTTTTTATTTTCAAGGTATGGACGAATTCATGTTATCGTCGCATCCCCTTTTACAGAGGATTCATGGAATGTTTTTGACCATACTGGAAAAACAATAGATGTGGAGCTTGTTGCATAA
- a CDS encoding PH domain-containing protein — MRRKKDQEDDELLRNEIIERILSPHPLSFVQLQSVCLFLIVWGIIVGWLVNFSEYHDLLTSNQWFPVLVWGLVLLLIGIVVSLISVEWNVFFLYLAVFVGGVALMVSQGWTKDSAVFIPFYSVATSIIGFLIVELYRRSHKYIITNMRMIFKGGILTQQERTIRYDKIADINAKQGVLGRLCGFGTIIPISQSGFGLGSDKTLAATGAALGGKKAKLFGLFGGGRDVQVPRSRSYYELHGVYPYKQIKKLIESLVQKTVITPYQEEQVEFQRQQLDIQKQMRDLMKAQTKMKKARPAKVAHIKHEEDENEESEELHEDELPSELPPLEEDDIHKQMQAFLKKQKAVQNTKTRTDDIEDERPSDDDDTAFR; from the coding sequence ATGAGACGAAAAAAAGATCAAGAAGATGATGAGTTGCTACGTAATGAAATCATTGAACGGATATTATCACCGCATCCATTATCCTTCGTACAACTCCAGTCAGTATGTCTTTTTTTGATTGTGTGGGGCATTATTGTTGGATGGTTGGTAAATTTTTCAGAATATCATGATCTGCTTACGAGCAATCAGTGGTTTCCTGTACTTGTTTGGGGTTTAGTGCTCCTGCTCATTGGGATTGTCGTGTCTCTTATTTCAGTTGAGTGGAACGTATTCTTCTTGTATCTTGCTGTTTTCGTTGGCGGCGTTGCTCTCATGGTATCGCAGGGATGGACAAAGGATTCAGCAGTATTTATTCCGTTTTATTCGGTTGCTACATCAATCATCGGGTTCCTTATTGTTGAACTGTACCGCAGATCTCACAAATATATTATTACTAACATGCGGATGATTTTCAAAGGTGGCATCCTCACTCAGCAGGAACGTACGATCCGCTACGATAAAATCGCTGACATTAATGCAAAACAAGGGGTCCTCGGTCGTCTTTGCGGCTTTGGAACCATTATTCCGATTAGTCAATCTGGTTTCGGTCTTGGATCTGATAAAACACTTGCAGCCACCGGGGCGGCGCTTGGTGGTAAAAAAGCAAAATTGTTTGGTTTATTTGGCGGTGGTCGTGATGTTCAAGTTCCACGGTCACGTAGCTACTATGAACTCCATGGCGTGTATCCGTATAAACAGATAAAAAAACTCATTGAAAGTCTTGTTCAGAAAACAGTGATTACTCCATATCAGGAAGAACAAGTCGAATTTCAACGTCAGCAGCTTGACATTCAGAAACAGATGCGTGATTTAATGAAGGCGCAGACGAAAATGAAAAAAGCACGTCCAGCAAAAGTTGCCCATATCAAACATGAAGAAGATGAAAATGAAGAATCTGAGGAACTGCATGAAGATGAACTTCCATCTGAACTTCCGCCGCTTGAAGAAGATGATATTCACAAGCAGATGCAAGCATTTCTAAAAAAACAAAAAGCAGTACAAAACACAAAAACGCGAACTGATGATATTGAGGATGAACGACCCAGCGATGACGATGATACTGCTTTTCGCTAG